From a single Lolium rigidum isolate FL_2022 chromosome 7, APGP_CSIRO_Lrig_0.1, whole genome shotgun sequence genomic region:
- the LOC124675697 gene encoding oxalate--CoA ligase-like: MEEETLTLTALLKAAAAAHPSRRAIAVHGKIDLTHANLDALVDAAAARLHAAGVRPGQTVALCFPNTVELVITFLAVIRARAVAAPLNPAYTQEEFEFYLSDSEARLLVTNAEGNAAAQAAAGKLGLVHAATTTLVSPAGPLHLAGLPSQENGAAAEHENGMSVKNEASDVALFLHTSGTTSRPKGVPLTQRNLAASVQNIRAAYRFAETDATVVTLPLFHVHGLMCALLSSLASGAAVTLPAGGRFSASTFWADMRAAGATWYTAVPTIHQIILDRHGSKPEPEGYPSLRFVRSCSASLAPVILERLEAAFGAPVLEAYAMTEASHMMTSNPLPEDGARKPGSVGRPAGKMELAVLDEQGREVAAGSPGEVCVRGANVTAGYKGNPAANAEAFAYGWFHTGDIGVRDAEDGFVRLVGRIKELVNRGGEKISPIEVDSVLLSHPDVAQAVAFGVPDEKYGEEIHCAVIPRDGVSMGEEEVVAFCRRNLAAFKVPKKVYIADDLPKTATGKIQRRIVSQHFFVPPAAAATKA, translated from the exons ATGGAGGAGGAGACCCTGACGCTCACGGCCCTGCTcaaggcggccgccgccgcccacccgtCGCGCCGCGCGATCGCCGTCCATGGCAAGATCGACCTCACGCACGCCAACCTCGACGCCCtcgtcgacgccgccgccgcgcgcctccacgCCGCCGGGGTCCGGCCGGGCCAAACCGTCGCGCTCTGCTTCCCCAACACCGTCGAG CTGGTGATCACGTTCCTGGCGGTGATCCGCGCACGGGCCGTGGCGGCGCCGCTGAACCCGGCGTACACGCAGGAGGAGTTCGAGTTCTACCTGTCCGACTCGGAGGCGCGGCTCCTGGTCACCAACGCCGAGGGCAACGCCGCCGCGCAGGCCGCCGCGGGCAAGCTCGGCCTCGtccacgccgccaccaccaccctcgTCTCCCCCGCCGGCCCGCTCCACCTCGCCGGCCTTCCTTCCCAAGAAAACGGTGCCGCCGCCGAACACGAAAACGGCATGTCCGTCAAGAACGAGGCGTCGGACGTGGCCCTGTTCCTGCACACGTCCGGCACGACGAGCCGGCCCAAGGGGGTGCCGCTGACGCAGCGCAACCTGGCGGCGTCGGTGCAGAACATCCGGGCGGCGTACAGGTTCGCGGAGACGGACGCGACGGTGGTGACGCTGCCGCTGTTCCACGTGCACGGGCTGATGTgcgcgctgctgtcgtcgctggcgTCCGGCGCGGCGGTGACGTTGCCCGCGGGCGGGCGGTTCTCGGCGTCGACGTTCTGGGCCGACATGCGGGCCGCGGGGGCGACGTggtacacggcggtgccgaccatccaccagatcatcctggaCCGGCACGGGTCCAAGCCGGAGCCTGAGGGGTACCCGTCGCTCCGGTTCGTGCGCAGCTGCAGCGCGTCGCTGGCGCCGGTGATACTGGAGCGGCTGGAGGCGGCGTTCGGTGCGCCGGTGCTGGAGGCGTACGCGATGACGGAGGCGTCCCACATGATGACGTCGAACCCGCTACCGGAGGACGGGGCGCGGAAGCCGGGGTCGGTGGGGCGGCCGGCGGGGAAGATGGAGCTGGCGGTGCTGGACGAGCAGGGgcgggaggtggcggcggggagcCCCGGGGAGGTGTGCGTGCGGGGGGCGAACGTGACGGCGGGGTACAAGGGGAACCCGGCGGCGAACGCGGAGGCGTTCGCGTACGGGTGGTTCCACACGGGCGACATCGGCGTGCGGGACGCGGAGGACGGGTTCGTGCGGCTGGTGGGGCGGATCAAGGAGCTGGTGAACCGCGGCGGCGAGAAGATCTCGCCGATCGAGGTCGACTCGGTGCTGCTGTCGCACCCGGACGTGGCGCAGGCGGTGGCGTTCGGGGTCCCCGAtgagaagtacggcgaggagaTCCACTGCGCGGTGATCCCGCGGGACGGGGTGAGCatgggggaggaggaggtggtggcgttCTGCCGGCGGAACCTGGCGGCGTTCAAGGTGCCCAAGAAGGTGTACATCGCCGACGACCTGCCCAAGACGGCCACCGGCAAGATCCAGCGCCGCATCGTGTCGCAGCACTTCTTCGTGCCGCCGGCAGCAGCCGCCACCAAGGCATAG